From one Triticum urartu cultivar G1812 chromosome 3, Tu2.1, whole genome shotgun sequence genomic stretch:
- the LOC125542540 gene encoding LEAF RUST 10 DISEASE-RESISTANCE LOCUS RECEPTOR-LIKE PROTEIN KINASE-like 1.2 translates to MSMLSLQLLLLQLVSLLRSATATTGSNGSCSPESCGALAIRYPFSLAGAQPLYCGYPAFDLTCDNGTGRTYLSNTFREHLFRVDSISYTNNSMVAAVQTAFAGDTSCPVPDFNVSASLALFPFNISATNKRLVFFYNCTVSAEFMLRRLCANHTMGAYISDRSWDSHEGGKLPAPAGVPTNCSSVSVPVRRGMELAHEHYKRLISDGFLLELPAPLGDCDGCRQMGGECTLDQFAFQCVCGPDGKLCSTTPSDTGARDVGIKYVTGITSAVLFVIVLGLVCHLIQLNRAKNKKRSASMDGLIREGSPLASLRKEFNGLAGSPCTHIFTYEELDAATDGFGNANELGAGGFGTVYKGVLRDGSVVAVKRLYKNSYKGVEQFANEVDILSRLRHPNLVALYGCTSSSPTCRDLLLVYEFVPNGTLADHLHGGHGGSDDPLLLAWPIRLGIAVETAAALAYLHAHQVVHRDVKTTNILLDDGFHVKVADFGLSRLFPADGATQQHVSTAPQGTPGYVDPAYHHRYQLTDKSDVYSFGVVLVELVSSRPAVDMARAGTDVNLGSMAVRMIQCCEIDRLVDPRLGYGPSASETKATVDLVAEVAFRCLQPEQDVRPSIGEVLDVLRQAHQRITEKGASAATDGAVLLKKSRDGSPDSVMHQWISPSNTSNSS, encoded by the exons ATGTCGATGCTGTCGCTGCAGCTGCTTCTTCTCCAGCTCGTCTCCTTGCTCCGTTCAGCCACAGCCACCACCGGCAGCAACGGGAGCTGTTCGCCGGAGTCATGCGGGGCCCTGGCCATCAGGTACCCTTTCTCCCTCGCCGGCGCGCAGCCGCTCTACTGCGGCTACCCGGCCTTCGACCTCACCTGCGACAACGGCACCGGCCGCACCTACCTGAGCAACACGTTCAGGGAGCACCTGTTCCGCGTCGACAGCATCTCCTACACCAACAACTCCATGGTGGCCGCCGTGCAGACCGCCTTCGCCGGCGACACCAGCTGCCCCGTCCCCGACTTCAACGTGTCGGCCAGCCTCGCGCTCTTCCCGTTCAACATCAGCGCAACCAACAAGCGCCTCGTGTTCTTCTACAACTGCACCGTGTCCGCTGAGTTCATGCTGCGGCGGCTGTGCGCCAACCACACGATGGGAGCCTACATCTCGGATCGCAGCTGGGACAGCCACGAAGGCGGCAAGCTGCCGGCACCGGCAGGCGTTCCGACCAACTGTAGCTCGGTGAGCGTACCGGTGCGCCGAGGAATGGAGCTGGCTCATGAGCACTACAAGCGGCTGATAAGCGATGGGTTCCTCCTGGAGCTGCCGGCGCCGCTGGGAGACTGCGACGGATGCAGACAAATGGGCGGGGAGTGCACGTTGGATCAATTTGCGTTCCAGTGCGTCTGCGGCCCCGACGGGAAGCTCTGCTCAACAACTCCTTCAG ATACAGGTGCACGCGATGTTGGAATAAAGTATGTCACAG GAATCACAAGTGCTGTTCTGTTTGTCATCGTACTGGGGCTCGTGTGCCACCTTATACAACTCAACCGAGCCAAGAACAAGAAACGATCTGCGTCAATGGACGGCCTCATCCGTGAAGGATCGCCGTTGGCATCGCTCCGCAAGGAGTTCAACGGCCTCGCCGGCTCGCCGTGCACCCACATCTTCACCTACGAGGAGCTCGACGCGGCCACCGATGGCTTCGGCAACGCCAACGAGCTCGGCGCCGGCGGCTTCGGGACAGTCTACAAAG GGGTTCTCCGTGACGGGAGCGTGGTGGCGGTGAAGCGGCTGTACAAGAACAGCTACAAGGGCGTGGAGCAGTTCGCCAACGAGGTGGACATCCTCTCGCGCCTGCGCCACCCAAACCTCGTCGCGCTCTACGGCTGCACCTCCTCCTCGCCGACCTGCCGAGACCTCCTCCTCGTCTACGAGTTCGTCCCCAACGGCACGCTCGCCGACCACCTCCATGGTGGCCACGGCGGCAGCGACGATCCGCTCCTCCTCGCGTGGCCCATACGCTTGGGCATCGCCGTGGAGACGGCCGCCGCGCTGGCGTACCTCCACGCACACCAGGTCGTGCACCGGGACGTCAAGACGACCAACATCCTCCTCGACGACGGGTTCCACGTGAAGGTGGCCGACTTCGGGCTGTCCCGGCTGTTCCCGGCGGACGGCGCCACGCAGCAGCACGTGTCCACGGCGCCGCAGGGCACGCCCGGGTACGTCGATCCGGCGTACCACCACCGGTACCAGCTCACGGACAAGAGCGACGTGTACAGCTTCGGCGTGGTGCTCGTCGAGCTCGTGTCCTCCAGGCCGGCGGTGGACATGGCCCGGGCCGGCACCGACGTGAACCTGGGCAGCATGGCCGTGCGCATGATACAGTGCTGCGAGATCGACCGGCTGGTCGACCCGCGGCTCGGGTACGGGCCGTCGGCGAGCGAGACGAAGGCGACGGTCGACTTGGTGGCCGAGGTGGCGTTCCGGTGCCTGCAGCCGGAGCAGGACGTGCGGCCGTCCATCGGCGAGGTCCTGGACGTGCTCAGACAGGCTCACCAGAGGATCACGGAGAAGGGAGCCTCCGCCGCCACGGATGGTGCGgtgttgctgaagaagagcagGGACGGGTCGCCTGACTCCGTCATGCATCAGTGGATCAGCCCCTCCAATACCTCCAATAGCAGCTGA
- the LOC125547791 gene encoding flavonoid O-methyltransferase-like protein Os11g0303600 translates to MAAKSSQTMTIPTDAELVQAQADLWRHSLSYLTPMALSCAIQLGIPTAIHRFGGAASLPDLVTTLSLPPSKAPFLSRLLRLLSTTGVLASNEAGIYSLVPLSYLLVDGVRIDGDASQTALVLAVTSWHYMEAAMGLADWFKKDIAQPVPSPFEEVHGAALFEESMAVLDPECDKLFNEALAAHDHMGIGTVLRECHALFSGLQSLTDCCGGDGTTARSIVKAYPHIKCNVLDLPKVVDKNPSDGLVNYVTGDMFHSIPPAQAVMLKLVLHFWSDEDCINILAQCKKAIPCREAGGKVIIIDIVVDSSSGQMFETQLLMDVAMMVYTRGRQRDENEWSSIFAKAGFSDYKIVKKLGARGVIEVYP, encoded by the exons ATGGCAGCCAAGTCTTCACAGACCATGACAATCCCCACCGACGCTGAGCTGGTCCAGGCGCAGGCTGACCTTTGGCGCCACAGCCTCAGCTACCTCACACCAATGGCGCTCAGTTGCGCCATCCAGCTCGGCATCCCTACCGCGATCCATCGTTTTGGCGGTGCCGCGTCGTTGCCGGACCTGGTCACCACGCTGTCCCTCCCGCCATCCAAGGCGCCGTTCCTCAGCCGCCTCTTGCGGCTGCTGTCCACGACGGGGGTGCTGGCGTCAAACGAGGCTGGGATCTACAGCCTCGTCCCACTGTCCTACCTCCTCGTGGATGGTGTACGCATCGACGGCGATGCTAGTCAGACGGCTCTTGTGCTCGCCGTGACCTCCTGGCATTACATGGAGGCGGCCATGGGGCTGGCCGACTGGTTCAAGAAGGATATCGCGCAGCCCGTGCCGTCACCATTCGAGGAAGTGCACGGCGCGGCACTCTTTGAGGAGAGTATGGCGGTCCTCGACCCAGAGTGTGACAAGTTGTTCAATGAAGCTTTAGCTGCCCATGACCATATGGGAATTGGTACAGTATTGCGGGAATGTCATGCCCTATTCAGTGGATTGCAGTCGCTCACAGATTGTTGTGGTGGTGATGGAACGACAGCTAGGTCCATCGTTAAGGCCTACCCGCATATAAAGTGCAATGTGTTGGACCTTCCAAAGGTGGTTGATAAAAATCCGAGCGATGGTCTCGTTAACTATGTCACCGGTGACATGTTCCATTCCATCCCACCTGCTCAAGCTGTAATGCTCAAG CTTGTTCTACACTTCTGGAGTGATGAGGACTGCATCAATATCCTAGCCCAATGCAAGAAGGCCATTCCTTGCCGAGAAGCAGGAGGAAAAGTGATTATCATAGACATTGTGGTTGACTCTTCTTCAGGACAGATGTTCGAAACCCAACTGCTGATGGATGTGGCAATGATGGTATATACCAGGGGACGGCAGCGGGATGAAAATGAATGGAGTTCCATCTTTGCGAAAGCAGGGTTTAGCGACTACAAAATTGTCAAGAAACTTGGAGCTCGGGGTGTCATCGAGGTCTATCCATAA